One window of Solwaraspora sp. WMMA2056 genomic DNA carries:
- a CDS encoding nucleotide disphospho-sugar-binding domain-containing protein has translation MRVLFTTWAWPSHYFPMVPLAWALRAAGHDVRMTSQPELLPSMDRSGLPTSGVGRDLDIAGVFHRATERIRLDGAPAGRPASQRARTDRITDRLAPEGDPARLGPEFRLLRALEDEMHAVFRAIWVERAQTAPARTSLYGEVADRMVDDLLALARSWRPDLIVFDPLTHAGPVVAALTGVPAVRTLFGPDATYFINVTGLDPLLARFGLDSVDLLGAATIDPCPPGLQLSEAIAPARRIRTRYIAHNGLSEVPGWVHRRPDRARICLTWGTSIHRLLGERGFLPGEVLAGCAKLAADRGADLMLAITANQRKMLPPLPSNVTVVESVPLDALLPSCDALIHQGGAGTMLTALRHGLPQIVLPQILDEGVNGYLLAQAGAGVLRRATEVSAAQLLTDGHLLLDDPGYRQAAQRLRAEMLAQPAPNEIIDDLVALAGATSAGRRPDVAATH, from the coding sequence ATGCGTGTGTTGTTCACCACCTGGGCCTGGCCGTCGCACTACTTCCCCATGGTGCCGCTGGCCTGGGCGTTGCGGGCCGCCGGTCACGACGTTCGGATGACCAGTCAGCCCGAACTGTTGCCGTCGATGGACCGGTCCGGTCTGCCCACCAGCGGGGTCGGCCGGGATCTGGACATCGCGGGGGTGTTCCACCGGGCGACCGAACGGATCCGCCTCGACGGGGCGCCGGCCGGCCGGCCGGCGAGCCAACGGGCCCGGACCGACCGGATCACCGACCGGCTCGCGCCCGAGGGCGACCCCGCGCGGCTCGGCCCGGAGTTCCGGCTGCTGCGTGCCCTGGAGGACGAGATGCACGCGGTGTTCCGGGCGATCTGGGTGGAGCGGGCGCAGACCGCGCCGGCCCGGACCTCCCTGTACGGCGAGGTCGCCGACCGGATGGTCGACGACCTGCTGGCGCTCGCCCGGTCGTGGCGGCCCGACCTGATCGTGTTCGACCCGCTGACCCACGCCGGCCCGGTCGTCGCCGCGCTGACCGGTGTGCCGGCGGTGCGCACCCTGTTCGGCCCGGACGCCACCTACTTCATCAACGTGACCGGCCTGGATCCGCTGCTGGCCCGCTTCGGCCTGGACTCGGTCGACCTGCTCGGCGCGGCCACCATCGACCCCTGCCCGCCCGGCCTGCAACTGTCCGAGGCGATCGCGCCGGCCCGGCGCATCCGGACCCGCTACATCGCGCACAACGGACTGTCCGAGGTGCCGGGCTGGGTGCACCGCCGCCCCGACCGGGCGCGCATCTGCCTGACCTGGGGTACGTCGATCCACCGGCTGCTCGGCGAACGCGGTTTCCTGCCCGGCGAGGTGCTGGCGGGTTGCGCGAAGCTCGCCGCCGACCGGGGTGCCGACCTGATGCTGGCGATCACCGCCAACCAGCGGAAGATGCTGCCGCCGCTGCCGTCGAACGTCACGGTGGTCGAGTCGGTCCCGCTGGACGCGTTGCTGCCGAGCTGCGACGCACTGATCCACCAGGGCGGGGCCGGCACCATGCTGACCGCGCTGCGGCACGGCCTGCCGCAGATCGTGCTGCCGCAGATCCTCGACGAGGGCGTCAACGGTTACCTGCTGGCCCAGGCCGGTGCCGGGGTGCTGCGCCGGGCGACCGAGGTGAGCGCCGCGCAGTTGCTCACCGACGGCCACCTGCTGCTGGACGACCCGGGGTACCGGCAGGCGGCCCAGCGGCTGCGGGCCGAGATGCTCGCCCAGCCGGCACCGAACGAGATCATCGACGACCTGGTCGCCCTGGCCGGAGCCACCTCGGCCGGTCGACGTCCGGACGTCGCCGCCACGCACTGA
- a CDS encoding NAD-dependent epimerase/dehydratase family protein — translation MRILVTGGAGFIGRRVVTALVDAGHEVRVVDALLPEAHPDGTPPPMPDGVEFVPGDLRDPATVETVLRGVDLVSHQAAVVGRGREILDARRHVGCNDLGTATLLAAMAEADIGRLVLAGSVVIYGASRYRCPEHGLTRPAGREPHDLAAGRFAPVCGQCRGVVDAEPVTEDDVPDPPRNMYAVTKLAQELLVDAWAVQTGGSAISLRYHNVYGPDMPYASPYSGVAATFRSAVVAGVAPRVYEDGAPRRDFVHVDDIVSANVAALRRTDAGLRTYNVASGDPRTILEVATVLAAAGGGPAPVVTGEYRVGDVREIVASPRRIMTELGWTPTVGFADGMAAFAVAPMRGRTPAEDACR, via the coding sequence ATGCGGATTCTGGTCACCGGAGGTGCCGGGTTCATCGGCCGGCGGGTGGTCACCGCCCTGGTCGACGCCGGTCACGAGGTACGCGTCGTCGACGCGCTGCTGCCCGAGGCCCACCCCGACGGCACGCCGCCGCCGATGCCCGACGGCGTCGAGTTCGTTCCCGGCGATCTGCGCGATCCCGCGACGGTGGAGACGGTGCTGCGCGGCGTCGACCTGGTCAGTCACCAGGCGGCGGTGGTCGGTCGGGGTCGGGAGATCCTCGACGCCCGCCGGCACGTCGGCTGCAACGACCTCGGCACCGCCACGCTGCTGGCGGCGATGGCCGAGGCCGACATCGGTCGGCTGGTCCTCGCCGGCAGCGTGGTGATCTACGGCGCCAGCCGCTACCGCTGCCCGGAGCACGGGCTGACCCGCCCGGCCGGGCGCGAACCGCACGATCTGGCGGCCGGCCGGTTCGCGCCGGTCTGCGGGCAGTGCCGCGGCGTCGTCGACGCCGAGCCGGTCACCGAGGACGACGTGCCGGACCCACCGCGCAACATGTACGCCGTCACCAAGCTCGCCCAGGAGCTGCTGGTCGACGCCTGGGCGGTGCAGACCGGCGGCAGCGCGATCTCGTTGCGCTACCACAACGTGTACGGCCCCGACATGCCCTACGCCAGCCCGTACTCCGGGGTGGCGGCCACCTTCCGCAGTGCGGTCGTCGCCGGGGTCGCACCCCGGGTGTACGAGGACGGCGCCCCCCGCCGGGACTTCGTCCACGTCGACGACATCGTGTCGGCCAACGTCGCCGCGCTGCGCCGCACCGACGCGGGCCTACGGACGTACAACGTCGCCTCCGGCGACCCCCGGACGATCCTGGAGGTGGCGACGGTGCTGGCGGCCGCCGGTGGCGGCCCGGCACCGGTGGTGACCGGCGAGTACCGGGTGGGCGACGTCCGGGAGATCGTCGCCTCCCCTCGGCGGATCATGACCGAGCTCGGCTGGACGCCGACGGTCGGGTTCGCCGACGGCATGGCGGCGTTCGCGGTGGCGCCGATGCGGGGCCGTACCCCGGCGGAGGACGCATGTCGGTGA
- a CDS encoding SDR family NAD(P)-dependent oxidoreductase: MPTSLSGRAALVTGGTRGIGRGIVTALAHAGADVVACYRADGPHVDDLARTLKEIPGDHHLVRADIGDPGQLTALADECRLRYGRLDVVVNNAGVISHQPIDQLAVDEWRRVLDTNLTGAFLVVREVLPLLGAGASIVNVGSRVATVGIPLRAHYTAAKAGLIGLTRSLAKELGPRGIRVNLVAPGVIATEKELPAEVLARYEQLTALRRLGTPQEVAAVVCFLASEAAGYLTGATVDVDGGI, translated from the coding sequence ATGCCCACCTCACTGTCCGGCCGGGCGGCCCTGGTCACCGGGGGCACCCGGGGAATCGGCCGGGGCATCGTCACGGCCCTGGCCCACGCCGGTGCCGACGTCGTCGCCTGCTACCGCGCCGACGGCCCGCACGTCGACGACCTCGCCCGTACGCTCAAGGAGATCCCCGGCGACCACCACCTGGTCCGCGCCGACATCGGCGACCCCGGGCAGCTCACGGCCCTGGCCGACGAGTGCCGGCTGCGGTACGGCCGGCTCGACGTCGTGGTCAACAACGCCGGCGTGATCAGCCACCAGCCGATCGACCAGTTGGCCGTCGACGAGTGGCGGCGGGTGCTGGACACCAACCTCACCGGCGCGTTCCTGGTCGTGCGGGAGGTCCTGCCCCTGCTCGGCGCCGGGGCGTCGATCGTCAACGTCGGCTCCCGGGTCGCCACCGTCGGCATCCCGCTGCGTGCCCACTACACCGCCGCGAAGGCCGGCCTGATCGGGCTCACCCGGTCGTTGGCCAAGGAACTCGGGCCCCGGGGAATCCGGGTCAACCTGGTGGCACCCGGCGTGATCGCCACCGAGAAGGAGCTGCCCGCCGAGGTCCTGGCCCGTTACGAGCAGCTGACCGCGCTGCGCCGCCTCGGCACCCCGCAGGAGGTCGCCGCCGTGGTCTGCTTCCTCGCCAGCGAAGCGGCCGGCTACCTGACCGGCGCCACCGTCGACGTCGACGGTGGGATCTGA
- a CDS encoding NAD-dependent epimerase/dehydratase family protein: MDTVAPVRAARPDTSAPAVAVVGSDGFIGRRLSGSLIARGTVVHGYTRQRGLHQQAATGGPAVIFYLATSVTPALAEQHPELVTADHARFAALVRMLARTPDPPMVVLTSSAGTVYDPDLPGPYREDLPTRATSRYGAAKLALEQLLLDHCDSIPTVILRLSNVYGPGQRVDRSQGVLAYWLRAAAAGEPLTLIGDPDTTRDYVYVDDVVDCMLRLPARLGTTAGTPPVILNVGSGVSTPLADLLTAVRTVVGGDLPVRRLPPRPVDRRDVLLDVGRARRLLGWRSRTTLADGITAMWRATPNRRPPPDPGTVTGRTAVPPPRASHDDERQTDAR; the protein is encoded by the coding sequence ATGGACACCGTGGCGCCGGTGCGCGCCGCCCGGCCGGACACGTCGGCACCCGCCGTCGCGGTGGTCGGCTCGGACGGCTTCATCGGCCGGCGACTCAGCGGCTCACTGATCGCCCGGGGCACCGTGGTGCACGGCTACACCCGCCAGCGCGGACTGCACCAGCAGGCGGCCACCGGCGGCCCGGCGGTCATCTTCTACCTGGCCACCAGCGTCACCCCGGCGCTGGCGGAGCAGCATCCGGAGCTGGTCACCGCCGACCACGCCCGGTTCGCCGCGCTGGTGCGGATGCTGGCCCGGACCCCGGACCCACCGATGGTCGTGCTGACCAGCTCCGCCGGCACCGTCTACGACCCCGACCTGCCCGGACCGTACCGGGAGGACCTGCCGACCCGGGCCACCTCCCGCTACGGCGCGGCGAAGCTCGCGCTGGAACAGCTGCTGCTCGACCACTGCGACAGCATCCCCACCGTCATCCTGCGACTGTCCAACGTCTACGGGCCGGGGCAGCGGGTAGACCGCAGCCAGGGCGTGCTGGCCTACTGGCTGCGCGCCGCCGCCGCCGGGGAGCCGCTGACGTTGATCGGCGACCCGGACACCACCCGGGACTACGTGTACGTCGACGACGTCGTCGACTGCATGCTGCGGCTGCCCGCCCGGCTCGGCACCACCGCCGGAACGCCGCCGGTGATCCTCAACGTCGGCTCCGGGGTCAGCACCCCGCTGGCGGACCTGCTGACCGCGGTCCGCACGGTCGTCGGCGGCGACCTGCCGGTACGCCGGCTGCCGCCACGCCCGGTGGACCGCCGCGACGTGCTCCTCGACGTCGGCCGGGCCCGCCGGCTGCTCGGCTGGCGGTCGCGGACCACGTTGGCCGACGGGATCACCGCGATGTGGCGGGCCACCCCGAACCGCCGCCCGCCGCCGGACCCCGGCACCGTGACCGGCCGCACCGCCGTACCCCCGCCCCGTGCCTCCCACGACGACGAAAGGCAGACCGATGCTCGCTGA
- a CDS encoding DUF1772 domain-containing protein: MSALAQTAAGLAAVCNGVAAGIMVSTVVGIVPMMVAQPYRGYVRTVQFLWPRYDPLMPILNGTALALAVVAAIAAPTASARTVLVVAAALLATVMAISIVKNVPVNRYVSRLDPGRQPDDWARLDPRLRWQRWNRIRTAAAVLAFIANVAATGLLT; the protein is encoded by the coding sequence GTGAGCGCCCTCGCGCAGACCGCCGCCGGACTCGCCGCCGTCTGCAACGGCGTCGCCGCCGGGATCATGGTCTCCACCGTGGTCGGCATCGTGCCGATGATGGTCGCCCAGCCGTACCGGGGGTACGTCCGGACCGTCCAGTTTCTCTGGCCGCGCTACGACCCGCTGATGCCGATCCTCAACGGTACGGCCCTGGCGCTGGCGGTGGTCGCCGCGATCGCCGCGCCCACCGCGTCGGCGCGCACTGTCCTGGTCGTCGCCGCCGCGCTGCTGGCCACCGTGATGGCCATCTCGATCGTCAAGAACGTCCCGGTCAACCGGTACGTCAGCCGGCTCGACCCCGGCCGGCAACCCGACGACTGGGCCCGGCTCGACCCCCGCCTGCGCTGGCAGCGCTGGAACCGGATCCGTACCGCCGCGGCCGTGCTCGCCTTCATCGCGAACGTCGCCGCCACCGGGCTGCTGACCTGA
- a CDS encoding glycosyltransferase: MSVVIPTLGTRTSLWSSVEGAVRAASATGPDAEVLVVVNGARRLPALPRSSLVRVLRLERANVARARNAGLAAACNDIVLFGDDGAGYPPSWGRDLAAALAGTDCPVVTAPVRVPQRGPVTAFCNHQRLFDAPPVDARSARTVTGNCGVRRDLLPGWLRFDEKLPLVGEDVAFGHAVRAAGLPIRWLAGTAPGLHLLPEHVDEITERARRYGRGAALVWRGDGTGADPAGMLAQFRLLASAGYRRYRRFPEVRSDGLRAAFALYGYLFEAAFVAGYLAEALDAGGAPVADVDLAGLTSAWRSVADRAAAAVVSPATAAVGLDLTRLDVGTTVDLPLVEAARQALADHVRPGTGPAAPVSAVLPAPAASAASVSGPVSGTAGQADLHRVLAVWRAVRADGGPTDLDTLDARLRTEGLVLREACAVIERAAMWRAGRATASAS; this comes from the coding sequence GTGAGCGTGGTCATCCCGACCCTCGGCACCCGTACGTCACTGTGGTCCTCGGTGGAGGGTGCGGTCCGGGCGGCGTCCGCCACCGGCCCCGACGCCGAGGTGCTGGTCGTCGTCAACGGCGCGCGACGGCTGCCGGCCCTGCCCCGCTCGTCGCTGGTGCGGGTGCTGCGCCTGGAGCGGGCCAACGTGGCGCGGGCCCGCAACGCCGGGCTGGCGGCGGCCTGCAACGACATCGTGCTGTTCGGCGACGACGGTGCCGGCTATCCGCCGAGCTGGGGACGCGACCTGGCGGCGGCGCTGGCCGGCACCGACTGCCCGGTGGTGACCGCCCCGGTCCGGGTGCCGCAGCGGGGGCCGGTGACCGCCTTCTGCAACCATCAGCGGCTGTTCGACGCGCCACCGGTCGACGCCCGCTCGGCCCGCACCGTCACCGGCAACTGCGGGGTACGGCGTGACCTGCTGCCCGGCTGGTTGCGCTTCGACGAGAAGCTGCCGCTGGTCGGCGAGGACGTCGCGTTCGGTCATGCGGTACGGGCCGCCGGGCTGCCGATCCGGTGGCTGGCCGGCACGGCACCGGGTCTGCACCTGTTGCCGGAGCACGTCGACGAGATCACCGAACGGGCCCGGCGCTACGGTCGGGGTGCCGCGCTGGTCTGGCGCGGCGACGGCACCGGGGCCGATCCGGCCGGGATGCTCGCGCAGTTCCGGTTGCTCGCCTCGGCCGGCTACCGCCGGTACCGCCGCTTCCCGGAGGTGCGCTCCGATGGGCTGCGCGCCGCGTTCGCGCTGTACGGCTACCTGTTCGAGGCCGCGTTCGTCGCCGGCTACCTGGCCGAGGCGCTCGACGCCGGCGGTGCACCGGTGGCCGACGTCGACCTCGCCGGGCTGACCTCGGCGTGGCGGTCGGTCGCCGACCGGGCGGCTGCTGCCGTCGTGTCGCCCGCCACGGCGGCGGTCGGGCTGGACCTGACCCGGCTCGACGTCGGCACCACAGTCGACCTGCCACTGGTCGAGGCCGCCCGGCAGGCGCTGGCCGACCACGTCCGGCCGGGCACCGGCCCGGCCGCGCCGGTGTCCGCCGTGCTGCCCGCCCCGGCCGCGTCGGCCGCGTCGGTGTCTGGTCCGGTGTCCGGTACGGCCGGCCAGGCGGACCTGCACCGGGTGCTCGCCGTCTGGCGGGCGGTACGGGCCGACGGCGGCCCCACCGACCTGGACACCCTGGACGCGCGGCTGCGCACCGAGGGCCTGGTGCTGCGGGAGGCGTGCGCGGTCATCGAACGGGCCGCGATGTGGCGGGCCGGTCGGGCGACGGCGTCCGCCAGCTGA
- a CDS encoding antibiotic biosynthesis monooxygenase, with translation MSGPRVCVLLFAVAPPDGPASVVDAYHQVSRELDGTPGLVRNALLELVDPPGSMVVLSEWASMAAFHAWEQGAAHRQITAPLRPYQDTRMSPPFGVYRVAASYG, from the coding sequence GTGAGCGGCCCACGGGTCTGCGTACTGCTGTTCGCCGTGGCCCCGCCGGACGGGCCGGCCAGCGTCGTCGACGCCTACCACCAGGTGAGCCGGGAACTCGACGGCACCCCGGGACTGGTCCGCAACGCCCTGCTGGAACTGGTCGACCCGCCGGGGTCGATGGTGGTGCTCAGCGAGTGGGCCAGCATGGCGGCGTTCCACGCCTGGGAGCAGGGTGCGGCACACCGGCAGATCACCGCGCCGCTGCGGCCGTACCAGGACACCCGGATGAGTCCGCCGTTCGGCGTCTACCGCGTCGCGGCCTCCTACGGGTAG
- a CDS encoding class I SAM-dependent methyltransferase, producing the protein MLAEFMARTGNSVIRNIPPDGRAYWAARFWDRDTHEQHPVLGEAFLQQKATVAELISRHAADTGRVLEFACGTGEFTRLAAERTRARQITAVDISAEGLRRARARVDHDNLELIQGDFWADHGVGTSELVMCLDAIHHLGDVRQVLTRLRGFVAPGGTFIGNLWTVDNFHQFQRLRYGRVAHLRRTAGFLGTALMIRTSGGRLRTGAYRTQLLHSDAATRILRDVFDEVVEVRVEDYFMAFACRVAPDASAGPDAATGPAPSAGPR; encoded by the coding sequence ATGCTCGCTGAGTTCATGGCCCGTACCGGCAACAGCGTGATCCGCAACATCCCGCCGGACGGCCGCGCCTACTGGGCCGCCCGGTTCTGGGACCGCGACACCCACGAGCAGCACCCGGTGCTCGGCGAGGCGTTCCTGCAGCAGAAGGCGACCGTGGCCGAGCTGATCAGCCGGCACGCCGCCGACACCGGCCGGGTGCTGGAGTTCGCCTGCGGCACCGGCGAGTTCACCCGGTTGGCCGCCGAACGGACCAGGGCCCGCCAGATCACCGCGGTCGACATCTCGGCCGAAGGACTGCGTCGGGCCCGCGCCCGGGTCGACCACGACAACCTGGAGCTGATCCAGGGCGACTTCTGGGCCGACCACGGCGTGGGCACCTCCGAGCTGGTGATGTGCCTGGACGCCATCCACCATCTCGGCGACGTCCGGCAGGTGCTCACCCGGCTGCGGGGCTTCGTCGCCCCTGGCGGGACGTTCATCGGCAACCTGTGGACGGTCGACAACTTCCACCAGTTCCAGCGGCTGCGTTACGGCCGGGTCGCGCATCTGCGGCGTACCGCCGGTTTCCTCGGCACGGCGCTGATGATCCGCACCAGCGGCGGTCGACTGCGCACCGGGGCGTACCGCACCCAGCTGCTGCACAGCGACGCCGCCACCCGCATCCTGCGGGACGTGTTCGACGAGGTCGTCGAGGTCCGGGTCGAGGACTACTTCATGGCCTTCGCCTGCCGGGTCGCACCGGACGCCTCCGCCGGGCCGGACGCCGCCACGGGGCCGGCCCCCTCCGCCGGACCCCGCTGA
- a CDS encoding PHP domain-containing protein, with amino-acid sequence MAADVVSPDPQPHPDTPGTGDVSRRGFLRGAGAVGLGAAAAGPLTAGQALTAAPAAAGTGAAGRDRPPRAGYHWLAGDHHVHSQFSVDGIYRVRDLVRQARAYGLDWLVLADHGRDVHASAGAQLAAADIAAVRRAVGDMLVFQGLEWNIPAAEHGTVFVHPGPDDLAVLREFESRFDADVLDATGAATPDEDLALAGLRFLGEAVDRRRVRDALFIGNHPARRGLNTPHELRRWRDTRPDVAIGFEGAPGHQAAGIAAPFGLGMARGLYYLSATDESFAGYPRESYRTWGGFDWMTATVGGVWDSLLAEGRPWWITASSDAHSIYADPAITGPDSDFHGTGRHADPVYGGAINPWTFDFWPGYYSRTHVGADRRSYAAVMAGLRAGRIWVDHGGLIDSLDVRAVAGRRWATLGDTLTVRSGSRVELTISVDLAQEANWAQFVPRLARVDVIRGAVTGPAADLDTRTAPQTSVVESFEVTASTGTVTFRYDLGHVTEPCYLRVRGTDGNRSAPGYLGAAVDPAGPAMDLEGSADPWTDLWFYSNPIWVRPGR; translated from the coding sequence ATGGCAGCTGACGTCGTATCACCGGACCCGCAGCCCCACCCCGACACCCCCGGCACCGGCGACGTGTCCCGGCGCGGGTTCCTGCGCGGCGCCGGCGCGGTCGGCCTGGGCGCGGCCGCCGCCGGCCCGCTGACCGCAGGTCAGGCGCTGACGGCGGCACCGGCCGCCGCCGGCACCGGCGCGGCCGGACGGGACCGGCCGCCCCGGGCCGGCTACCACTGGCTCGCCGGCGACCACCACGTCCATTCCCAGTTCAGCGTGGACGGGATCTACCGGGTACGGGACCTGGTCCGGCAGGCCCGCGCGTACGGGTTGGACTGGCTCGTGCTGGCCGATCACGGCCGGGACGTCCACGCCAGCGCCGGCGCGCAACTGGCCGCCGCCGACATCGCCGCCGTGCGCCGTGCGGTCGGCGACATGCTGGTGTTCCAGGGGCTGGAGTGGAACATCCCGGCAGCCGAACACGGCACCGTGTTCGTCCACCCCGGGCCGGACGACCTGGCGGTGCTGCGGGAATTCGAGTCCCGGTTCGACGCCGACGTGCTGGACGCCACCGGCGCGGCGACACCCGACGAGGATCTCGCCCTGGCCGGGCTGCGGTTCCTCGGCGAGGCGGTGGACCGCCGGCGGGTACGCGACGCCCTGTTCATCGGCAACCATCCGGCCCGGCGCGGCCTGAACACCCCGCACGAGCTGCGACGGTGGCGCGACACCCGGCCGGACGTGGCCATCGGCTTCGAGGGGGCGCCGGGTCACCAGGCGGCGGGCATCGCCGCGCCGTTCGGCCTGGGCATGGCCCGGGGGCTGTACTACCTGTCGGCGACCGACGAGTCGTTCGCCGGCTACCCGCGGGAGAGCTACCGCACCTGGGGCGGGTTCGACTGGATGACCGCCACCGTCGGCGGGGTGTGGGACAGCCTGCTGGCCGAGGGCCGACCGTGGTGGATCACGGCGAGTTCGGACGCGCATTCGATCTACGCCGATCCGGCGATCACCGGCCCGGACAGCGACTTCCACGGCACCGGCCGGCACGCCGACCCGGTGTACGGCGGCGCGATCAACCCGTGGACGTTCGACTTCTGGCCCGGCTACTACAGCCGCACCCACGTCGGTGCGGACCGCAGGTCGTACGCGGCGGTGATGGCCGGGCTGCGGGCCGGCCGGATCTGGGTCGACCACGGCGGTCTGATCGACTCCCTCGACGTACGGGCCGTCGCCGGCCGACGGTGGGCGACCCTCGGTGACACCCTCACCGTCCGGTCCGGCAGCCGGGTCGAGTTGACCATCTCGGTCGATCTGGCGCAGGAGGCGAACTGGGCGCAGTTCGTCCCCCGGCTGGCCCGGGTGGACGTGATCCGGGGCGCGGTGACCGGCCCGGCCGCCGACCTGGACACCCGTACCGCCCCGCAGACGTCGGTGGTGGAGTCGTTCGAGGTCACCGCGTCGACCGGCACGGTGACCTTCCGGTACGACCTGGGGCACGTCACCGAACCCTGCTATCTGCGGGTGCGCGGCACCGACGGCAACCGCAGCGCACCCGGCTACCTGGGCGCGGCGGTCGACCCGGCCGGCCCGGCGATGGACCTGGAGGGCTCCGCCGATCCGTGGACGGACCTGTGGTTCTACAGCAACCCGATCTGGGTGCGCCCGGGGCGGTGA
- a CDS encoding SRPBCC family protein encodes MSGRTDNAIRIAAPMELVWSVTNDVAGWPQLFSEYAAAEILHTAPNYVRFRLTTHPEDGRSWSWVSERELDPVNRVVTARRVEPGPFEYMRLRWEYRQVGDEVELRWQQEFQMRPDAPVDDAAMTERINRNSPIQLARIKQILESGGPSPTPEQESSPSLERAPEQESSPSLERAP; translated from the coding sequence ATGAGCGGGCGTACCGACAACGCGATCAGGATCGCCGCGCCGATGGAGCTGGTCTGGTCGGTCACCAACGACGTCGCCGGCTGGCCACAGCTGTTCAGTGAGTACGCCGCCGCAGAGATCCTGCACACCGCGCCGAACTACGTACGGTTCCGGCTCACCACCCACCCCGAGGACGGGCGCAGCTGGAGCTGGGTCTCCGAGCGGGAACTCGACCCGGTCAACCGGGTGGTGACCGCCCGGCGGGTCGAACCCGGCCCGTTCGAGTACATGCGGCTGCGGTGGGAGTACCGCCAGGTCGGCGACGAGGTCGAACTGCGCTGGCAGCAGGAGTTCCAGATGCGTCCGGACGCCCCGGTCGACGACGCCGCGATGACCGAACGGATCAACCGAAACTCCCCGATCCAGCTGGCCCGGATCAAGCAGATCCTGGAAAGCGGCGGCCCGTCGCCGACACCGGAGCAGGAGTCGTCGCCGTCGCTGGAGCGGGCACCGGAGCAGGAGTCGTCGCCGTCGCTGGAGCGGGCGCCGTGA
- a CDS encoding cupin domain-containing protein, translated as MSTVEPPASPPSPPVVHRPVGAADVTANRRRGGDLRVLLGPATVGATAGFLGVVTLAPGEYVSEHYHPYSEEFLYVVSGSVVVRLDGTDVPVDAGQAVFVPIGVPHRVTNSSDAPAVATFQLCPLAPRPELGHVDTEPQPGVGPTLQVGPSLPVGPR; from the coding sequence ATGTCCACCGTCGAACCACCAGCCAGTCCACCGTCACCCCCTGTCGTGCACCGGCCGGTCGGTGCCGCCGACGTCACGGCGAACCGCCGGCGCGGCGGTGACCTGCGGGTACTGCTCGGTCCGGCGACCGTCGGCGCCACCGCCGGGTTCCTCGGTGTGGTCACCCTGGCCCCCGGCGAGTACGTCTCCGAGCACTACCACCCGTACTCGGAGGAGTTCCTGTACGTCGTCTCCGGGTCGGTGGTGGTCCGCCTCGACGGCACCGACGTGCCGGTCGACGCCGGGCAGGCGGTGTTCGTCCCGATCGGCGTACCGCACCGGGTCACCAACTCCAGCGACGCCCCGGCGGTCGCGACCTTCCAGCTCTGTCCGCTCGCGCCCCGACCCGAACTCGGCCATGTCGACACCGAACCGCAGCCGGGCGTCGGACCGACCCTGCAGGTCGGGCCGAGTCTGCCGGTCGGACCCCGGTGA
- a CDS encoding antibiotic biosynthesis monooxygenase family protein, with amino-acid sequence MAAPQTARAPEAPEASQTDQWPESATAYRVLLRMQVKAGQDDQFVRAWCSGAATIAAEAAQLGQSLSRSDTEPGVYYIVSDWTDEASFRDYEQSDRHQEHRARLHPYRESGSMSTMTVVAVRPADAAGPRAGDGAGPPAADGADR; translated from the coding sequence ATGGCGGCCCCCCAGACGGCCCGGGCGCCCGAGGCGCCCGAGGCATCGCAGACCGATCAGTGGCCGGAGTCGGCCACCGCGTACCGGGTGCTGCTGCGGATGCAGGTCAAGGCCGGGCAGGACGACCAGTTCGTCCGGGCCTGGTGCTCCGGCGCGGCCACCATCGCCGCCGAGGCCGCGCAGCTCGGCCAGTCGCTGAGCCGCAGCGACACCGAACCCGGCGTGTACTACATCGTCAGCGACTGGACCGACGAGGCCAGCTTCCGCGACTACGAGCAAAGCGACCGGCACCAGGAACACCGGGCCCGGCTGCACCCGTACCGTGAGTCGGGGTCGATGTCGACGATGACCGTGGTCGCGGTCCGCCCCGCTGACGCGGCCGGCCCGCGCGCTGGCGACGGAGCCGGTCCGCCGGCCGCCGACGGAGCCGACCGGTGA